The proteins below come from a single Eucalyptus grandis isolate ANBG69807.140 chromosome 3, ASM1654582v1, whole genome shotgun sequence genomic window:
- the LOC104437723 gene encoding photosynthetic NDH subunit of subcomplex B 3, chloroplastic, producing the protein MASLSFAAAATAVNLRRPDVTSDFGNRQRTSTLVRRKRLALSLNAAGSTEPSSAAPEKPEIELEFIGPKPGADGSYPVDKAKAVSGEKLLRNIMNENKIELYATYGKAMNCGGGGSCGTCIVEIIDGKDLLNERTNTELRYLKKKPESWRLACQTIVGNKENSGKVVVQRLPQWKK; encoded by the exons ATGGCTTCCCTCagcttcgccgccgccgccaccgccgtgAACCTCCGGCGACCGGACGTGACCTCTGACTTCGGAAACCGCCAGAGAACTTCGACGCTCGTCCGCCGGAAGCGACTCGCTCTGTCGTTGAATGCGGCGGGTTCGACGGAACCTTCGTCGGCCGCGCCAGAAAAGCCGGAGATCGAGCTCGAGTTCATCGGG CCGAAGCCGGGGGCTGACGGTTCGTATCCGGTGGATAAGGCTAAGGCCGTAAGCGGAGAGAAGCTGCTGAGGAACATCATGAACGAGAACAAGATCGAGCTCTATGCCACGTAT GGGAAAGCGATGAATTGTGGAGGTGGTGGAAGCTGTGGCACTTGCATTGTGGAG ATTATTGATGGGAAGGATCTCCTAAATGAGAGAACCAATACTGAACTGCGATATTTGAAGAAa AAACCTGAATCCTGGAGGCTTGCTTGTCAAACTATTGTGGGGAATAAAGAAAACTCTGGAAAG GTTGTGGTACAAAGATTGCCCCAGTGGAAGAAGTGA